In Alosa alosa isolate M-15738 ecotype Scorff River chromosome 23, AALO_Geno_1.1, whole genome shotgun sequence, a single window of DNA contains:
- the mier3a gene encoding mesoderm induction early response protein 3a isoform X3 — protein sequence MAEASLGSASPVGSLSSEDHDFDPTAEMLVHDYDDERTLEEEEMREGAPNVGAEIADLEKESSMPLEELLAIYRYEASVSTVGGSSVDSSSVELTDELPDMTLDKEEIAKDLLSGDDEETQSSADDLTPSVTSHETTDFFPRTLRSNAIYDGDKESEGEEDGMSPEDSRKEIMIGAEYQAEIPPLSCNYDDERAYEDEDQLLWRPNGLPEANVTDFLREAALLHSDEGKMEGDLDGSRVRDNEQALYELMKSNFSVQEALDHYHRNGRSSKDEMIPWSEEECRNFEHALLLYEKNFHLIQKHKVTTRTVAECVAFYYMWKKSERFDFFVQQNRFGKRKYSSYPGVTLGTLCRDLMDRLVDEVEGLVAEGSASVCSSSSGRMEPPTDQQINLLNSITASDLSALTSSVASVCNSGDGGTGGCLDSYAFPTSLDGLHRGPLSHEEPLGVDGSAADCLNLLDAGFYHAELGSLAVCGPGTGVGVVGEDELERPAAKRLKMGLAAAEPFLSEVGVGVGVEFEARPLHITSTKMAVSVSDFGEGGGGGYMGAHTNHLHQHTALQSE from the exons atggcggag GCTTCCCTTGGAAGTGCGAGCCCAG TTGGCTCCTTGTCTTCTGAGGATCACGACTTTGATCCCACGGCAGAAATGCTGGTCCACGACTATGACGACGAACGGACTCTGGAAGAGGAGGAAATGAGGGAGGGCGCACCAAATGTGGGGGCTGAGATAGCCGATTTGGAAAAG GAGAGCTCTATGCCACTAGAGGAGCTGTTGGCCATCTACAGGTATGAAGCCTCCGTCAGCACGGTGGGAGGTTCTAGTGTGGACAGCTCCTCGGTGGAACTGACGGATGAGCTCCCTGACATGACACTAGATAAA GAAGAGATTGCTAAAGATTTGCTGTCGGGTGACGATGAGGAAACTCAGTCGTCCGCAGATGACCTCACCCCCTCTGTCACATCTCATGAAACCACCGACTTCTTCCCCAGAACTCTCCGAT CAAACGCTATATATGATGGAGACAAAGAATCTGAAGGAGAGGAGGACGGAATGAGCCCTGAAGATTCCAGAAAA GAGATTATGATTGGGGCTGAGTATCAAGCTGAAATCCCCCCTCTGTCCTGTAATTATGATGATGAAAGAG CGTATGAAGATGAAGATCAGTTGCTTTGGCGACCAAATGGGCTACCAGAGGCAAATGTGACTGACTTTCTGCGTGAGGCGGCACTGTTGCACTCCGATGAAGGCAAGATGGAAGGAGACTTGGATGGTAGTCGGGTGCGGGACAATGAACAG GCTCTTTACGAACTCATGAAGAGCAATTTCAGTGTGCAAGAGGCACTTGACCACTATCACCGTAACGGAAGATCTTCAAAAG ACGAAATGATCCCGTGGTCTGAGGAAGAGTGTCGCAACTTTGAGCATGCGCTCCTACTGTATGAGAAGAATTTCCACCTCATTCAGAAACACAAG GTCACAACACGAACAGTGGCGGAGTGCGTGGCTTTTTACTACATGTGGAAGAAGTCCGAAAGGTTCGATTTCTTTGTTCAGCAGAACCGATTTGGCAAGAGAAAATACAGCAGCTACCCAGGAGTGAC CTTGGGGACTTTGTGCAGGGACCTGATGGACCGTCTGGTGGATGAGGTGGAGGGGCTGGTTGCCGAGGgctctgcctctgtctgttcTTCCAGCAGCGGCCGCATGGAGCCCCCTACTGATCAGCAGATCAACCTGCTCAACTCCATCACTGCCAGCGACCTGTCTG CCCTGACCAGCAGTGTGGCATCCGTCTGCAACTCGGGCGACGGGGGCACTGGTGGCTGCCTGGACTCATACGCCTTCCCAACATCACTGGACGGCCTTCACCGCGGCCCCCTCTCCCACGAGGAGCCCCTCGGCGTGGACGGCAGCGCGGCCGACTGCCTGAACCTGCTGGACGCGGGCTTCTACCACGCCGAGCTGGGCTCGCTGGCGGTGTGCGGGCCAGGCACGGGTGTGGGCGTGGTGGGGGAGGACGAGCTGGAGCGCCCGGCCGCCAAGCGCCTGAAGATGGGCCTGGCCGCCGCCGAGCCCTTCCTCAGCGAGGTGGGCGTGGGCGTCGGGGTGGAGTTTGAGGCGCGGCCGCTCCACATCACCAGCACCAAGATGGCCGTCTCGGTCAGTGACTTTGGGGAGGGTGGCGGCGGCGGCTACATGGGGGCGCACACCAACCACCTCCACCAGCACACGGCACTACAGTCCGAGTGA
- the mier3a gene encoding mesoderm induction early response protein 3a isoform X4, translated as MAEASLGSASPVGSLSSEDHDFDPTAEMLVHDYDDERTLEEEEMREGAPNVGAEIADLEKESSMPLEELLAIYRYEASVSTVGGSSVDSSSVELTDELPDMTLDKEEIAKDLLSGDDEETQSSADDLTPSVTSHETTDFFPRTLRSNAIYDGDKESEGEEDGMSPEDSRKEIMIGAEYQAEIPPLSCNYDDERAYEDEDQLLWRPNGLPEANVTDFLREAALLHSDEGKMEGDLDGSRVRDNEQALYELMKSNFSVQEALDHYHRNGRSSKDEMIPWSEEECRNFEHALLLYEKNFHLIQKHKVTTRTVAECVAFYYMWKKSERFDFFVQQNRFGKRKYSSYPGVTDLMDRLVDEVEGLVAEGSASVCSSSSGRMEPPTDQQINLLNSITASDLSALTSSVASVCNSGDGGTGGCLDSYAFPTSLDGLHRGPLSHEEPLGVDGSAADCLNLLDAGFYHAELGSLAVCGPGTGVGVVGEDELERPAAKRLKMGLAAAEPFLSEVGVGVGVEFEARPLHITSTKMAVSVSDFGEGGGGGYMGAHTNHLHQHTALQSE; from the exons atggcggag GCTTCCCTTGGAAGTGCGAGCCCAG TTGGCTCCTTGTCTTCTGAGGATCACGACTTTGATCCCACGGCAGAAATGCTGGTCCACGACTATGACGACGAACGGACTCTGGAAGAGGAGGAAATGAGGGAGGGCGCACCAAATGTGGGGGCTGAGATAGCCGATTTGGAAAAG GAGAGCTCTATGCCACTAGAGGAGCTGTTGGCCATCTACAGGTATGAAGCCTCCGTCAGCACGGTGGGAGGTTCTAGTGTGGACAGCTCCTCGGTGGAACTGACGGATGAGCTCCCTGACATGACACTAGATAAA GAAGAGATTGCTAAAGATTTGCTGTCGGGTGACGATGAGGAAACTCAGTCGTCCGCAGATGACCTCACCCCCTCTGTCACATCTCATGAAACCACCGACTTCTTCCCCAGAACTCTCCGAT CAAACGCTATATATGATGGAGACAAAGAATCTGAAGGAGAGGAGGACGGAATGAGCCCTGAAGATTCCAGAAAA GAGATTATGATTGGGGCTGAGTATCAAGCTGAAATCCCCCCTCTGTCCTGTAATTATGATGATGAAAGAG CGTATGAAGATGAAGATCAGTTGCTTTGGCGACCAAATGGGCTACCAGAGGCAAATGTGACTGACTTTCTGCGTGAGGCGGCACTGTTGCACTCCGATGAAGGCAAGATGGAAGGAGACTTGGATGGTAGTCGGGTGCGGGACAATGAACAG GCTCTTTACGAACTCATGAAGAGCAATTTCAGTGTGCAAGAGGCACTTGACCACTATCACCGTAACGGAAGATCTTCAAAAG ACGAAATGATCCCGTGGTCTGAGGAAGAGTGTCGCAACTTTGAGCATGCGCTCCTACTGTATGAGAAGAATTTCCACCTCATTCAGAAACACAAG GTCACAACACGAACAGTGGCGGAGTGCGTGGCTTTTTACTACATGTGGAAGAAGTCCGAAAGGTTCGATTTCTTTGTTCAGCAGAACCGATTTGGCAAGAGAAAATACAGCAGCTACCCAGGAGTGAC GGACCTGATGGACCGTCTGGTGGATGAGGTGGAGGGGCTGGTTGCCGAGGgctctgcctctgtctgttcTTCCAGCAGCGGCCGCATGGAGCCCCCTACTGATCAGCAGATCAACCTGCTCAACTCCATCACTGCCAGCGACCTGTCTG CCCTGACCAGCAGTGTGGCATCCGTCTGCAACTCGGGCGACGGGGGCACTGGTGGCTGCCTGGACTCATACGCCTTCCCAACATCACTGGACGGCCTTCACCGCGGCCCCCTCTCCCACGAGGAGCCCCTCGGCGTGGACGGCAGCGCGGCCGACTGCCTGAACCTGCTGGACGCGGGCTTCTACCACGCCGAGCTGGGCTCGCTGGCGGTGTGCGGGCCAGGCACGGGTGTGGGCGTGGTGGGGGAGGACGAGCTGGAGCGCCCGGCCGCCAAGCGCCTGAAGATGGGCCTGGCCGCCGCCGAGCCCTTCCTCAGCGAGGTGGGCGTGGGCGTCGGGGTGGAGTTTGAGGCGCGGCCGCTCCACATCACCAGCACCAAGATGGCCGTCTCGGTCAGTGACTTTGGGGAGGGTGGCGGCGGCGGCTACATGGGGGCGCACACCAACCACCTCCACCAGCACACGGCACTACAGTCCGAGTGA
- the mier3a gene encoding mesoderm induction early response protein 3a isoform X1 encodes MGKNHHILNASLGSASPVGSLSSEDHDFDPTAEMLVHDYDDERTLEEEEMREGAPNVGAEIADLEKESSMPLEELLAIYRYEASVSTVGGSSVDSSSVELTDELPDMTLDKEEIAKDLLSGDDEETQSSADDLTPSVTSHETTDFFPRTLRSNAIYDGDKESEGEEDGMSPEDSRKEIMIGAEYQAEIPPLSCNYDDERAYEDEDQLLWRPNGLPEANVTDFLREAALLHSDEGKMEGDLDGSRVRDNEQALYELMKSNFSVQEALDHYHRNGRSSKDEMIPWSEEECRNFEHALLLYEKNFHLIQKHKVTTRTVAECVAFYYMWKKSERFDFFVQQNRFGKRKYSSYPGVTLGTLCRDLMDRLVDEVEGLVAEGSASVCSSSSGRMEPPTDQQINLLNSITASDLSALTSSVASVCNSGDGGTGGCLDSYAFPTSLDGLHRGPLSHEEPLGVDGSAADCLNLLDAGFYHAELGSLAVCGPGTGVGVVGEDELERPAAKRLKMGLAAAEPFLSEVGVGVGVEFEARPLHITSTKMAVSVSDFGEGGGGGYMGAHTNHLHQHTALQSE; translated from the exons ATGGGGAAgaaccatcatattttaaat GCTTCCCTTGGAAGTGCGAGCCCAG TTGGCTCCTTGTCTTCTGAGGATCACGACTTTGATCCCACGGCAGAAATGCTGGTCCACGACTATGACGACGAACGGACTCTGGAAGAGGAGGAAATGAGGGAGGGCGCACCAAATGTGGGGGCTGAGATAGCCGATTTGGAAAAG GAGAGCTCTATGCCACTAGAGGAGCTGTTGGCCATCTACAGGTATGAAGCCTCCGTCAGCACGGTGGGAGGTTCTAGTGTGGACAGCTCCTCGGTGGAACTGACGGATGAGCTCCCTGACATGACACTAGATAAA GAAGAGATTGCTAAAGATTTGCTGTCGGGTGACGATGAGGAAACTCAGTCGTCCGCAGATGACCTCACCCCCTCTGTCACATCTCATGAAACCACCGACTTCTTCCCCAGAACTCTCCGAT CAAACGCTATATATGATGGAGACAAAGAATCTGAAGGAGAGGAGGACGGAATGAGCCCTGAAGATTCCAGAAAA GAGATTATGATTGGGGCTGAGTATCAAGCTGAAATCCCCCCTCTGTCCTGTAATTATGATGATGAAAGAG CGTATGAAGATGAAGATCAGTTGCTTTGGCGACCAAATGGGCTACCAGAGGCAAATGTGACTGACTTTCTGCGTGAGGCGGCACTGTTGCACTCCGATGAAGGCAAGATGGAAGGAGACTTGGATGGTAGTCGGGTGCGGGACAATGAACAG GCTCTTTACGAACTCATGAAGAGCAATTTCAGTGTGCAAGAGGCACTTGACCACTATCACCGTAACGGAAGATCTTCAAAAG ACGAAATGATCCCGTGGTCTGAGGAAGAGTGTCGCAACTTTGAGCATGCGCTCCTACTGTATGAGAAGAATTTCCACCTCATTCAGAAACACAAG GTCACAACACGAACAGTGGCGGAGTGCGTGGCTTTTTACTACATGTGGAAGAAGTCCGAAAGGTTCGATTTCTTTGTTCAGCAGAACCGATTTGGCAAGAGAAAATACAGCAGCTACCCAGGAGTGAC CTTGGGGACTTTGTGCAGGGACCTGATGGACCGTCTGGTGGATGAGGTGGAGGGGCTGGTTGCCGAGGgctctgcctctgtctgttcTTCCAGCAGCGGCCGCATGGAGCCCCCTACTGATCAGCAGATCAACCTGCTCAACTCCATCACTGCCAGCGACCTGTCTG CCCTGACCAGCAGTGTGGCATCCGTCTGCAACTCGGGCGACGGGGGCACTGGTGGCTGCCTGGACTCATACGCCTTCCCAACATCACTGGACGGCCTTCACCGCGGCCCCCTCTCCCACGAGGAGCCCCTCGGCGTGGACGGCAGCGCGGCCGACTGCCTGAACCTGCTGGACGCGGGCTTCTACCACGCCGAGCTGGGCTCGCTGGCGGTGTGCGGGCCAGGCACGGGTGTGGGCGTGGTGGGGGAGGACGAGCTGGAGCGCCCGGCCGCCAAGCGCCTGAAGATGGGCCTGGCCGCCGCCGAGCCCTTCCTCAGCGAGGTGGGCGTGGGCGTCGGGGTGGAGTTTGAGGCGCGGCCGCTCCACATCACCAGCACCAAGATGGCCGTCTCGGTCAGTGACTTTGGGGAGGGTGGCGGCGGCGGCTACATGGGGGCGCACACCAACCACCTCCACCAGCACACGGCACTACAGTCCGAGTGA
- the mier3a gene encoding mesoderm induction early response protein 3a isoform X2: MGKNHHILNASLGSASPVGSLSSEDHDFDPTAEMLVHDYDDERTLEEEEMREGAPNVGAEIADLEKESSMPLEELLAIYRYEASVSTVGGSSVDSSSVELTDELPDMTLDKEEIAKDLLSGDDEETQSSADDLTPSVTSHETTDFFPRTLRSNAIYDGDKESEGEEDGMSPEDSRKEIMIGAEYQAEIPPLSCNYDDERAYEDEDQLLWRPNGLPEANVTDFLREAALLHSDEGKMEGDLDGSRVRDNEQALYELMKSNFSVQEALDHYHRNGRSSKDEMIPWSEEECRNFEHALLLYEKNFHLIQKHKVTTRTVAECVAFYYMWKKSERFDFFVQQNRFGKRKYSSYPGVTDLMDRLVDEVEGLVAEGSASVCSSSSGRMEPPTDQQINLLNSITASDLSALTSSVASVCNSGDGGTGGCLDSYAFPTSLDGLHRGPLSHEEPLGVDGSAADCLNLLDAGFYHAELGSLAVCGPGTGVGVVGEDELERPAAKRLKMGLAAAEPFLSEVGVGVGVEFEARPLHITSTKMAVSVSDFGEGGGGGYMGAHTNHLHQHTALQSE; this comes from the exons ATGGGGAAgaaccatcatattttaaat GCTTCCCTTGGAAGTGCGAGCCCAG TTGGCTCCTTGTCTTCTGAGGATCACGACTTTGATCCCACGGCAGAAATGCTGGTCCACGACTATGACGACGAACGGACTCTGGAAGAGGAGGAAATGAGGGAGGGCGCACCAAATGTGGGGGCTGAGATAGCCGATTTGGAAAAG GAGAGCTCTATGCCACTAGAGGAGCTGTTGGCCATCTACAGGTATGAAGCCTCCGTCAGCACGGTGGGAGGTTCTAGTGTGGACAGCTCCTCGGTGGAACTGACGGATGAGCTCCCTGACATGACACTAGATAAA GAAGAGATTGCTAAAGATTTGCTGTCGGGTGACGATGAGGAAACTCAGTCGTCCGCAGATGACCTCACCCCCTCTGTCACATCTCATGAAACCACCGACTTCTTCCCCAGAACTCTCCGAT CAAACGCTATATATGATGGAGACAAAGAATCTGAAGGAGAGGAGGACGGAATGAGCCCTGAAGATTCCAGAAAA GAGATTATGATTGGGGCTGAGTATCAAGCTGAAATCCCCCCTCTGTCCTGTAATTATGATGATGAAAGAG CGTATGAAGATGAAGATCAGTTGCTTTGGCGACCAAATGGGCTACCAGAGGCAAATGTGACTGACTTTCTGCGTGAGGCGGCACTGTTGCACTCCGATGAAGGCAAGATGGAAGGAGACTTGGATGGTAGTCGGGTGCGGGACAATGAACAG GCTCTTTACGAACTCATGAAGAGCAATTTCAGTGTGCAAGAGGCACTTGACCACTATCACCGTAACGGAAGATCTTCAAAAG ACGAAATGATCCCGTGGTCTGAGGAAGAGTGTCGCAACTTTGAGCATGCGCTCCTACTGTATGAGAAGAATTTCCACCTCATTCAGAAACACAAG GTCACAACACGAACAGTGGCGGAGTGCGTGGCTTTTTACTACATGTGGAAGAAGTCCGAAAGGTTCGATTTCTTTGTTCAGCAGAACCGATTTGGCAAGAGAAAATACAGCAGCTACCCAGGAGTGAC GGACCTGATGGACCGTCTGGTGGATGAGGTGGAGGGGCTGGTTGCCGAGGgctctgcctctgtctgttcTTCCAGCAGCGGCCGCATGGAGCCCCCTACTGATCAGCAGATCAACCTGCTCAACTCCATCACTGCCAGCGACCTGTCTG CCCTGACCAGCAGTGTGGCATCCGTCTGCAACTCGGGCGACGGGGGCACTGGTGGCTGCCTGGACTCATACGCCTTCCCAACATCACTGGACGGCCTTCACCGCGGCCCCCTCTCCCACGAGGAGCCCCTCGGCGTGGACGGCAGCGCGGCCGACTGCCTGAACCTGCTGGACGCGGGCTTCTACCACGCCGAGCTGGGCTCGCTGGCGGTGTGCGGGCCAGGCACGGGTGTGGGCGTGGTGGGGGAGGACGAGCTGGAGCGCCCGGCCGCCAAGCGCCTGAAGATGGGCCTGGCCGCCGCCGAGCCCTTCCTCAGCGAGGTGGGCGTGGGCGTCGGGGTGGAGTTTGAGGCGCGGCCGCTCCACATCACCAGCACCAAGATGGCCGTCTCGGTCAGTGACTTTGGGGAGGGTGGCGGCGGCGGCTACATGGGGGCGCACACCAACCACCTCCACCAGCACACGGCACTACAGTCCGAGTGA
- the setd9 gene encoding SET domain-containing protein 9: MIRAALKTIGVKWKSYRHRFVPWIAVNLKKNERTLRQVTARSEDKTVPDGEVSASLVNLFTALVKNDKTKQEVLSLLHTSVQSVYSQNTSKTQTEPVRVMLDMLGFCIERGPSSLTLAGTGVFVTEGSVPKGATVAMYPGTVYQVYEPILIQSVANPFVFRCIDGVLIDGNDKGISKIVYRSCSGRDRMGPLALSDVSWLTDSPENPLALGQYVNNCSNEKAANVCYQEFDVPEDFPLELHQYLPNVNYSHDTKRPLRCVVLVSLRDIHCGEELFSNYYTIVH, encoded by the exons ATGATTAGAGCTGCACTTAAAACGATAGGAGTCAAATGGAAATCTTACCGTCACCGATTTGTGCCGTGGATAGCCGTAAATCTTAAGAAGAATGAAAG AACTTTGCGCCAGGTGACTGCACGCTCAGAGGACAAGACCGTTCCAGACGGGGAGGTGTCCGCAAGCCTCGTGAATTTATTCACTGCGCTGGTGAAAAATGACAAGACCAAACAGGAGGTCCTCAGTCTGCTCCATACCTCAGTACAGTCAGTCTATTCACAAAACACTTCTAAAACCCAAACAGAACCAGTTCGGGTGATGCTAGATATGCTAGGATTCTGTATCGAACGGGGACCGAGCTCACTGACGCTAGCAGGTACAGGCGTGTTTGTGACCGAGGGATCGGTGCCCAAAGGAGCCACAGTAGCCATGTACCCAG GAACAGTTTATCAGGTATACGAGCCCATTCTTATACAGTCTGTCGCCAACCCTTTTGTATTCAGATGCATAGATGGAGTTTTGATTGATGGTAATGACAAGGGAATCTCCAAGATTGTCTACAG GTCTTGCAGTGGACGTGATCGAATGGGTCCACTAGCTCTGAGCGATGTCTCCTGGTTGACAGACAGCCCAGAGAACCCACTGGCATTGGGGCAGTACGTCAATAACTGTTCCAACG AAAAGGCAGCCAATGTATGTTATCAAGAATTTGACGTGCCAGAAGACTTCCCTCTAGAACTGCATCAGTATCTGCCTAATGTGAACTACAGCCACGACACCAAAAG ACCCCTGAGGTGTGTGGTCCTTGTGTCCCTAAGAGACATCCACTGTGGAGAAGAGCTGTTTTCCAACTACTACACCATAGTGCATTAA
- the LOC125288119 gene encoding pyridoxal phosphate phosphatase yields the protein MAGKVGTRGCKKIRGAQIRDILDSKHNVLFDCDGVIWNGETVVAGAPEVVTLLKQQGKRVFFVTNNCTRPRENYVQKFSRLGFTDVVEEEIFSSAYCSAAYLRDVAKVQGKVFVIGCHGVQKELQDAGVPIVEDVSDGPDVSIYNFPLEPDVKAVLVGYDERFTFMKLAKACCYLKNSDCLFLATDPDPWHPLRGGRITPGSGSLTAALETASSRKATVIGKPSRFMFECIASQFDLDPARSLMIGDRLETDILFGANCGLDTMLTLTGVSTMEEAQQYRDSDASEKKDFVPDYVVETIGDFLQALED from the exons ATGGCTGGAAAGGTGGGTACTCGGGGATGTAAGAAAATTCGCGGAGCTCAAATCAGAGATATTCTCGATTCAAAGCACAACGTCCTGTTTGATTGCGATGGGGTGATTTGGAACGGTGAAACAGTCGTAGCCGGAGCGCCAGAGGTGGTGACTCTGCTTAAGCAACAGGGCAAACGCGTATTTTTTGTCACCAATAATTGCACCAGGCCGAGGGAGAACTACGTACAGAAGTTTTCCAGACTGGGCTTCACTGATGTCGTTGAGGAGGAGATATTTAGCTCTGCGTACTGCTCTGCAGCTTACTTGAGAGATGTAGCTAAGGTCCAAGGCAAGGTGTTTGTCATCGGTTGTCACGGAGTGCAGAAAGAGCTCCAAGACGCCGGGGTCCCCATCGTGGAGGATGTCAGTGACGGCCCTGATGTCAGCATCTACAACTTTCCCCTAGAGCCAGACGTAAAAGCAGTCCTCGTTGGATACGACGAACGGTTTACTTTCATGAAACTGGCTAAAGCCTGCTGCTACCTGAAGAATAGCGACTGCCTCTTTCTGGCCACCGACCCTGACCCTTGGCATCCACTCCGCGGGGGCAGAATCACACCAG GTTCAGGGAGCCTCACAGCAGCCCTGGAGACAGCCAGCAGCCGCAAGGCCACGGTCATTGGAAAGCCCAGCCGCTTCATGTTCGAGTGCATCGCCAGCCAATTTGACCTGGACCCGGCGCGGTCGCTCATGATTGGCGACCGGCTGGAGACTGATATTCTCTTTGGGGCCAACTGTGGACTGGACACTATGCTGACCCTCACCGGGGTCTCCACGATGGAGGAGGCCCAGCAGTATAGGGACAGCGATGCTTCAGAGAAGAAGGACTTTGTGCCGGATTACGTGGTGGAGACCATCGGCGACTTCCTCCAAGCTCTGGAGGACTGA
- the LOC125288121 gene encoding alpha-ketoglutarate dehydrogenase component 4-like — protein sequence MAAAGRLVVQAVRPHAPMIKFPNRRGIPSPNVEEVLQSTGISMASSSFMNSSAKSAPTQISYIQRPSGPPDSVATIRELPMKYRRRVLAVEEMDYIQRGGPE from the exons ATGGCAGCGGCCGGGAGGTTAGTGGTGCAG GCAGTGCGCCCTCACGCCCCAATGATAAAGTTCCCTAATCGTCGGGGTATACCGAGCCCAAATG TGGAAGAGGTACTGCAGAGTACAGGTATTAGCATGGCATCGAGTTCATTCATGAATTCATCGGCCAAATCAGCTCCTACCCAAATCAGCTACATTCAGCGTCCGTCTGGTCCACCTGACAGCGTCGCCACCATCCGAGAACTGCCAATGAAGTACCGCAGACGAGTGCTGGCCGTGGAGGAAATGGATTACATACAG CGTGGAGGGCCCgagtga